Proteins from a single region of Hymenobacter aquaticus:
- a CDS encoding NADH-quinone oxidoreductase subunit D, producing the protein MAVNDTLEGTRKIVESAQEQQNLSNLVPTLNDFSQELTTLNLGPTHPATHGIFQNILQMDGERIISGVPTIGYIHRAFEKIAERRPFYQITPLTDRMNYCSSPINNMGWHMTVEKLLGVTVPKRAQYMRVIAMELARITDHLICNSILGVDTGAFTGFLYVFQEREKVYEIYEEICGARLTTNMGRVGGMERDFSDVAIQKLRDWLKTFPAVMKEFESMFNRNRIFMDRVVNVGPITAERALNYGFTGPNLRAAGVDYDVRAMNPYSSYEDFDFEIPIGTKGDTYDRFMVRNEEIWQSLRIINQALENLPEGPFHADAPHYYLPPKQAVYKNMEALIYHFKIIMGEIEAPVGEVYHSVEGGNGELGFYLVSDGGRTPYRLHFRRPCFIYYQAYPEMVVGSSLSDAIVTLSSMNVIAGELDA; encoded by the coding sequence ATGGCAGTAAACGACACGCTGGAAGGCACCCGCAAAATAGTTGAGTCGGCGCAGGAGCAGCAGAACCTCAGCAACCTGGTTCCGACGCTCAACGACTTCTCGCAGGAGTTGACGACCCTGAACCTGGGTCCGACGCACCCGGCCACGCACGGCATTTTCCAGAACATCCTGCAAATGGATGGGGAGCGGATCATCTCGGGCGTGCCCACCATCGGCTACATCCACCGGGCTTTCGAGAAGATTGCCGAGCGCCGGCCCTTCTACCAGATCACGCCCCTGACGGACCGGATGAACTACTGTTCGTCGCCCATCAACAACATGGGCTGGCACATGACGGTAGAAAAGTTGCTCGGCGTAACGGTGCCCAAGCGCGCCCAGTACATGCGCGTCATTGCCATGGAACTGGCCCGCATCACCGACCATTTGATCTGCAACTCGATTCTGGGCGTGGACACCGGGGCCTTCACTGGCTTCCTCTACGTGTTCCAGGAGCGCGAGAAGGTCTACGAGATTTACGAGGAAATCTGCGGCGCCCGTCTCACGACCAACATGGGGCGCGTGGGCGGCATGGAGCGCGACTTCTCCGACGTGGCCATCCAGAAGCTGCGCGACTGGCTGAAGACTTTCCCCGCGGTGATGAAGGAGTTCGAGTCGATGTTCAACCGCAACCGCATCTTCATGGACCGCGTGGTGAACGTGGGCCCGATTACCGCGGAGCGCGCCCTGAACTACGGCTTCACCGGCCCCAACCTGCGCGCTGCCGGCGTCGACTACGACGTGCGGGCCATGAACCCCTACTCTTCCTACGAGGACTTCGACTTCGAAATTCCCATCGGCACCAAGGGCGACACCTACGACCGGTTCATGGTGCGCAACGAGGAAATCTGGCAGAGCCTGCGCATCATCAACCAGGCCCTGGAAAACCTGCCCGAAGGCCCTTTCCACGCCGATGCCCCGCACTACTACCTGCCCCCCAAGCAGGCCGTGTACAAGAACATGGAGGCCCTGATCTACCACTTCAAGATCATCATGGGCGAGATTGAGGCCCCGGTGGGCGAGGTATACCACTCTGTGGAAGGCGGCAACGGCGAGCTGGGCTTCTACCTCGTCTCGGACGGGGGCCGCACCCCCTACCGCCTGCACTTCCGCCGCCCTTGCTTCATTTACTACCAGGCCTACCCCGAAATGGTGGTGGGCAGCAGCCTTTCCGACGCCATCGTGACCCTGTCGTCGATGAACGTTATTGCCGGCGAGCTGGACGCGTAG
- a CDS encoding 2Fe-2S iron-sulfur cluster-binding protein, whose product MAKITFDGIEVEVPDGTTILNAARTIGGSIVPPAMCYYTPLKGSGGKCRACLVRVAAGSAKDPRPMPKLVASCVTPVQDGMVVENTTSEQVLNVRKGIVEMLLINHPLDCPVCDQAGECDLQNFAFEHGVSTTRYEEERRTFEKIDIGPLIQLHMTRCILCYRCVYTADQLTEKRVHGVLGRGDAAEIGTYIENIIDNEFSGNVIDVCPVGALTDKTFRFKQRVWFTKPVNAHRQCENPKCCGKVVLWYKGKDVLRVTARKDQYGEVKEWICNTCRFDKKETADWTLEGPAHIDRSSVISANHYELPVLNASVVADLPESSMRDLEQNPPMRLGN is encoded by the coding sequence ATGGCTAAAATAACTTTCGACGGCATCGAGGTGGAAGTTCCGGACGGAACCACCATCCTCAATGCGGCCCGCACCATCGGCGGCAGCATCGTGCCCCCGGCCATGTGCTACTACACGCCGCTGAAAGGCTCGGGCGGCAAGTGCCGCGCCTGCCTGGTGCGCGTGGCGGCCGGCTCGGCCAAAGACCCGCGCCCCATGCCCAAGCTCGTGGCTTCGTGCGTGACGCCGGTGCAGGACGGCATGGTGGTCGAGAATACGACTTCCGAGCAGGTGCTCAACGTACGCAAGGGCATTGTGGAGATGCTGCTCATCAACCACCCGCTGGACTGCCCCGTGTGCGACCAGGCCGGGGAGTGTGATTTGCAGAACTTCGCCTTCGAGCACGGCGTGAGCACCACCCGCTACGAGGAGGAACGCCGCACCTTCGAGAAAATCGACATCGGGCCGCTGATTCAGCTGCACATGACGCGCTGCATCCTGTGCTACCGCTGCGTGTACACCGCCGACCAGCTCACCGAGAAGCGCGTGCACGGCGTACTGGGCCGCGGCGACGCCGCCGAAATCGGCACCTACATTGAGAACATCATCGACAACGAGTTCAGCGGCAACGTCATCGACGTGTGCCCGGTGGGCGCGCTGACCGACAAAACCTTCCGCTTCAAGCAGCGCGTGTGGTTTACGAAGCCGGTAAACGCCCACCGCCAGTGCGAAAACCCCAAGTGCTGCGGCAAAGTGGTGCTCTGGTATAAGGGCAAGGACGTGCTGCGCGTAACGGCCCGCAAGGACCAGTACGGCGAGGTAAAGGAGTGGATCTGCAACACCTGCCGCTTCGACAAAAAGGAAACCGCCGACTGGACGCTGGAAGGCCCCGCCCACATCGACCGGTCGTCGGTCATTTCGGCCAACCACTACGAGCTGCCCGTGCTCAACGCCTCCGTGGTAGCCGACCTGCCCGAAAGCTCGATGCGCGACCTGGAACAGAACCCTCCCATGCGTTTGGGGAATTAG
- the nuoF gene encoding NADH-quinone oxidoreductase subunit NuoF has protein sequence MGRKLLTEHINVEGIDTIEVYRKHGGYRSVEKAIKTMTPDEVVEEVKKSGLRGRGGAGFPTGMKWSFLAKPEGVPRYLVCNADESEPGTFKDRQLMSKLPHLLIEGMITSSYALGANTSYIYIRGELLYVLRILEKAIAEAYAAGFLGKNILGSGYDLDLYVHPGGGAYICGEETALLESLEGKRGNPRNKPPFPAVQGLYARPTVVNNVESIAAVPVIVNDGGDEYAKIGIGRSTGTKLISACGHLNKPGIYEIELGVPVEEFIYSDEYCGGIWKGRDLKAVVAGGSSVPILPKELILKTAAGEPRLMTYESLSDGGFVTGTMLGSGGFIAMDETTCIVRNTWNFSRFYHHESCGQCSPCREGTGWLEKILHRIEHGHGTERDIDVLASVAKQIEGNTICPLGEAAAWPVSAAIRHFRDEFEWHIRHPQEATRPGAVYPGKAVLA, from the coding sequence ATGGGACGCAAACTGCTGACCGAACATATCAACGTTGAAGGCATCGACACCATCGAGGTGTACCGCAAGCACGGCGGCTACCGCTCGGTGGAGAAGGCCATCAAAACCATGACCCCCGACGAGGTGGTGGAAGAGGTGAAGAAGTCGGGCCTGCGGGGCCGCGGCGGCGCCGGCTTCCCCACGGGCATGAAATGGAGCTTCTTGGCCAAGCCCGAGGGCGTGCCGCGCTACCTGGTCTGCAACGCCGACGAGTCGGAGCCGGGCACCTTCAAGGACCGGCAGCTGATGTCGAAGCTGCCCCACCTGCTCATCGAGGGCATGATTACGAGCTCCTACGCGCTGGGCGCGAATACCTCGTACATCTACATCCGCGGGGAGCTGCTCTACGTGCTGCGCATCCTGGAAAAGGCCATTGCCGAAGCCTACGCGGCCGGTTTCCTGGGTAAGAACATCCTAGGCTCGGGCTACGACCTGGATTTGTACGTGCACCCCGGTGGCGGCGCCTACATCTGCGGCGAGGAAACTGCCCTGCTGGAATCACTCGAAGGCAAGCGGGGCAACCCGCGCAACAAGCCTCCGTTTCCCGCCGTGCAGGGCCTCTACGCCCGCCCCACGGTGGTTAACAACGTGGAGTCCATTGCCGCGGTACCAGTTATTGTGAATGACGGTGGTGATGAGTACGCCAAAATCGGCATCGGCCGGAGCACCGGCACCAAGCTGATTTCGGCCTGCGGCCACCTCAACAAGCCCGGCATCTACGAAATCGAGCTGGGCGTGCCGGTCGAGGAGTTCATCTACTCCGACGAGTACTGCGGCGGCATCTGGAAAGGCCGCGACCTGAAGGCCGTAGTAGCTGGTGGTTCGTCAGTGCCGATTCTGCCCAAGGAGCTGATCCTGAAAACCGCCGCCGGCGAGCCCCGCCTAATGACCTACGAGTCGTTGTCGGACGGCGGGTTCGTGACGGGCACCATGCTGGGCTCCGGTGGCTTCATCGCCATGGACGAGACGACCTGCATCGTGCGCAACACCTGGAACTTCAGCCGCTTCTACCACCACGAGTCATGCGGGCAATGCTCGCCCTGCCGCGAGGGTACGGGCTGGCTGGAGAAAATCCTGCACCGCATCGAGCACGGCCACGGTACGGAGCGCGACATCGACGTGCTGGCCAGCGTGGCCAAGCAGATCGAGGGCAACACCATCTGCCCGCTGGGCGAAGCAGCGGCCTGGCCGGTTTCGGCCGCCATCCGCCACTTCCGCGACGAGTTCGAGTGGCACATCCGCCACCCCCAGGAAGCCACCCGCCCCGGCGCGGTGTATCCGGGCAAAGCGGTGCTAGCTTAG
- a CDS encoding NADH-quinone oxidoreductase subunit NuoE family protein, protein MEPTNAPAKPQFSEAAKAEIDRICKQYPAERRKSAMLPVLHIAQAEFGGWVAPEVQDLVAEVLGVKPIEVYEVSTFYTMFNLKPVGKHVLEICRTGPCQLRGSDELTMELERITGAKVGEGPSADGLFTLKEVECLAACGFAPVVQVREKYYEQLDTEASVNAMLSELRNMVHRPALPWEETGLPNAVANN, encoded by the coding sequence ATGGAACCGACAAACGCGCCCGCTAAGCCCCAGTTCTCGGAGGCGGCCAAGGCTGAAATAGACCGTATCTGCAAGCAGTACCCGGCGGAGCGCCGCAAGTCGGCCATGCTGCCGGTGCTGCACATTGCCCAGGCTGAATTCGGCGGCTGGGTGGCGCCCGAGGTGCAGGACCTGGTGGCCGAGGTACTGGGCGTGAAGCCCATCGAGGTGTACGAAGTTTCAACCTTCTACACCATGTTCAACCTCAAGCCGGTGGGCAAGCACGTGCTGGAAATCTGCCGCACCGGCCCCTGCCAGCTGCGCGGTTCCGACGAGCTTACCATGGAGCTGGAGCGCATCACCGGCGCCAAAGTCGGCGAAGGGCCTTCGGCCGACGGCCTGTTCACGCTGAAAGAGGTGGAGTGCCTGGCCGCCTGCGGCTTCGCCCCCGTGGTGCAGGTGCGCGAGAAATACTACGAGCAGCTGGATACCGAAGCTTCGGTGAATGCCATGCTCTCGGAGCTGCGCAACATGGTGCACCGCCCCGCCCTGCCCTGGGAGGAAACCGGCCTGCCCAACGCCGTAGCCAACAATTAA
- the nuoH gene encoding NADH-quinone oxidoreductase subunit NuoH, protein MIELPTLGWQSIVILVVFGVSLLIATYCTYAERVIAAFLQDRVGPDRAGPFGLLQPLADAVKLFTKEEFFPAGANKALFIMGPCLAMITALMSSAVIPFGNVIQFGNNVFNLQGIEVNIGMLWVFGIVSLGVYGVMIGGWASNNKFSLLGAIRAGSQNISYELAMGMALIAVLMISGTLSLREITLQQSVAGEWHFWNIVKQPLGFIIFLVCAFAETNRTPFDLPECETELVGGYHTEYSSMKMGLYLFAEYVNVFVASAVMSVLYFGGFNFPFQYELRDWFVNSQGWELMSAQNLISVLGLLGLFGKIFAFIFFFMWVRWTLPRFRYDQLMRLGWTILIPLAIFNILLTGGLILGGIIK, encoded by the coding sequence ATGATTGAACTACCAACCCTCGGCTGGCAATCCATTGTTATCCTCGTCGTGTTCGGCGTTTCGCTGCTCATTGCCACCTACTGCACCTACGCGGAGCGCGTTATTGCCGCGTTTCTACAGGACCGCGTGGGCCCGGACCGGGCCGGGCCGTTTGGTCTGCTTCAGCCGCTGGCCGATGCCGTGAAGCTGTTTACCAAGGAGGAATTCTTCCCGGCCGGTGCCAACAAGGCCCTGTTCATTATGGGTCCCTGCCTGGCCATGATTACGGCCCTGATGTCGTCGGCGGTCATTCCGTTCGGCAACGTGATTCAGTTCGGCAACAACGTGTTCAACCTGCAGGGTATCGAAGTCAACATCGGCATGCTGTGGGTGTTCGGCATCGTGTCGTTGGGTGTGTATGGCGTCATGATTGGCGGCTGGGCTTCCAACAACAAGTTTTCCCTGCTCGGCGCCATCCGCGCCGGCTCCCAGAACATCAGCTACGAGCTGGCGATGGGCATGGCTCTGATTGCCGTGCTGATGATTTCGGGCACTTTGTCGCTGCGCGAAATCACGCTACAGCAATCGGTGGCCGGTGAGTGGCACTTCTGGAATATCGTCAAGCAGCCCCTGGGCTTCATCATTTTCCTGGTCTGCGCCTTTGCCGAAACCAACCGCACGCCCTTCGACTTGCCCGAGTGCGAAACCGAGCTGGTGGGCGGCTACCACACCGAGTATAGCTCCATGAAAATGGGTTTGTACCTGTTTGCCGAGTACGTCAACGTCTTCGTGGCCTCGGCCGTGATGAGCGTGCTGTACTTCGGCGGCTTCAACTTCCCCTTCCAGTACGAGCTGCGCGACTGGTTCGTGAACAGCCAGGGGTGGGAGCTGATGTCGGCCCAAAACCTGATTTCCGTACTCGGCCTGCTGGGCTTGTTCGGCAAAATCTTCGCCTTCATCTTCTTCTTCATGTGGGTGCGCTGGACGCTGCCCCGCTTCCGCTACGACCAGCTGATGCGCCTGGGCTGGACCATCCTGATTCCGCTGGCCATCTTCAACATCCTGCTCACCGGCGGCCTGATTCTGGGCGGTATCATTAAGTAA